Proteins encoded by one window of Luteimonas yindakuii:
- a CDS encoding trans-sulfuration enzyme family protein: protein MSSPDQTTPHSDTIAAHAGVAPDPANGAMTAALQLSTTFEHTADAQTPLGFLYQRQDNPNQQQLESVLARLDGGARTLFFATGMAAGAAVLQALPPGSHLVIADDTYFGYRALITRFLAPHGLRHTVVDATNLDAVRAALATTTALLWVETPSNPRLKVCDLAALATLARGAGARLLVDGTFAPPPLQRPLALGADIVLHSTTKYLNGHGDAMGGALTFASDDDLATACYDVRRMFGSSASPFAAWMTLRGLRTLPVRLERHGANAAAVAAFLAAHPRVMAVHYPGLESHPGHAVAARQMRGYGGMLSFEVHGGRDAALATAQRMRLFTNATSLGSTESLVEHRASIEGADSVSPAGLLRLSVGLEHVQDLIDDLAQALDQ, encoded by the coding sequence GACCGCCGCACTGCAACTGTCGACCACCTTCGAACACACCGCGGATGCGCAGACGCCGCTGGGTTTCCTCTACCAGCGCCAGGACAACCCCAACCAGCAGCAACTGGAAAGCGTGCTGGCGCGGCTGGATGGCGGCGCGCGCACGCTGTTCTTCGCAACCGGCATGGCCGCCGGCGCGGCGGTGCTGCAGGCGCTGCCACCGGGCAGCCATCTGGTTATCGCCGACGACACCTATTTCGGCTACCGGGCACTGATCACGCGCTTCCTGGCACCGCACGGGCTGCGCCACACCGTCGTCGATGCCACCAACCTGGATGCGGTACGCGCTGCGCTGGCAACGACGACCGCCCTGCTGTGGGTGGAAACGCCCTCCAATCCGCGGCTGAAGGTCTGCGACCTCGCCGCACTGGCGACGCTCGCACGCGGGGCAGGCGCGCGCCTGCTCGTGGACGGCACCTTCGCGCCGCCGCCACTGCAGCGTCCGCTCGCGCTCGGTGCCGACATCGTGCTGCACTCGACCACCAAGTACCTCAACGGCCACGGTGATGCGATGGGTGGCGCGCTCACCTTCGCCAGTGATGATGACCTGGCCACTGCGTGTTACGACGTGCGCCGCATGTTCGGCAGCAGCGCATCGCCGTTCGCGGCATGGATGACGCTGCGCGGCCTGCGCACGCTGCCGGTGCGGCTGGAACGGCATGGCGCGAATGCGGCGGCAGTGGCGGCCTTCCTTGCCGCACATCCGCGGGTGATGGCGGTGCACTATCCCGGGCTCGAGAGCCATCCGGGCCACGCGGTGGCCGCGCGGCAGATGCGCGGATACGGCGGCATGCTGTCGTTCGAAGTCCATGGCGGGCGCGACGCCGCGCTGGCCACCGCGCAGCGGATGCGGCTGTTCACCAATGCGACGTCGCTGGGCTCGACCGAATCACTGGTCGAGCATCGGGCCTCGATCGAGGGCGCGGACAGCGTGAGCCCCGCCGGCCTGCTGCGGCTGTCGGTCGGACTGGAGCATGTGCAGGACCTGATCGACGACCTGGCACAGGCACTGGATCAGTAG